The Montipora foliosa isolate CH-2021 chromosome 1, ASM3666993v2, whole genome shotgun sequence genome has a window encoding:
- the LOC137989389 gene encoding uncharacterized protein: MDPRLYLIWYYTGHGRPISENTKITSMPKLEKVKFDTTYNDSAKDFAKHLQDQPVKGGELCLHHVGYCGLYGLIKPWIASVKGNSKNSSEEKKNKHLIIILDSCYAGMIAKDLEELNKEKGPWNQNGCSITIQTACGHDEPTFGGYFTPSFVTLNDEESPLDGLKEKWAKMEDKDKDGFCSLPLPSPKVVTTRDDVNRDDSGQKSPTMEFRFNNDHKLTLFSDPGFFKFCSLSIFKEYEGDKLRVLSESAARDFMENASNFTVLDYKLKTFQGETFAGSPMGLFLIDEPSDPKFAVLAHVHFAKENTSRVGKIKLVHHLKPQGNDILYVEDHEGLSKNQVKRGKHKIKYAFVSKFEKPSKPEDVEYWEWNKGDPSSSISFKYHSGDQQSRLKDEVNKGAKLVKACHDLVEKEEPGRWDDHTKWDMKSSDLSHSHKFKQNERSQWMDQYMKRYENKGISYKV, encoded by the coding sequence atggatcCGCGCCTGTATCTGATTTGGTATTATACTGGCCACGGTCGTCCCATTAgtgaaaacacaaaaataacGTCAATGCCCAAACTCGAGAAAGTTAAATTTGATACTACGTACAATGATAGTGCAAAAGACTTTGCAAAACACTTGCAAGACCAACCCGTCAAAGGCGGAGAGCTTTGTCTTCACCATGTTGGTTATTGTGGCCTCTATGGTTTAATCAAGCCATGGATTGCCAGTGTGAAAGGAAACTCAAAAAACagttcagaagaaaaaaaaaacaagcaccTCATAATCATCTTGGATAGTTGTTACGCTGGGATGATTGCTAAAGATCTTGAAGAGTTGAACAAGGAAAAGGGGCCTTGGAACCAGAATGGCTGTTCGATAACCATCCAAACGGCTTGCGGACATGACGAGCCCACATTTGGAGGCTACTTCACTCCTAGTTTTGTGACTTTGAATGATGAAGAGAGTCCGCTTGAtggtttgaaagaaaagtgGGCCAAAATGGAAGATAAGGACAAGGATGGCTTCTGTAGTCTACCTCTGCCATCCCCTAAAGTAGTGACCACCAGGGATGATGTTAACCGGGATGATTCAGGGCAAAAGAGTCCAACCATGGAGTTTAGGTTTAACAATGATCACAAACTGACTTTATTTTCTGACCCTGGCTTTTTTAAATTCTGCTCCCTCTCAATCTTTAAGGAATATGAAGGGGATAAATTAAGAGTGTTGAGTGAGAGTGCAGCAAGAGATTTCATGGAAAATGCATCCAACTTCACCGTACTGGATTACAAGCTGAAAACCTTCCAAGGTGAAACATTTGCCGGTTCCCCAATGGGCTTGTTTTTGATTGACGAACCAAGTGATCCCAAGTTTGCAGTTCTTGCTCATGTGCATTTTGCCAAAGAGAACACTTCAAGAGTTGGAAAGATCAAACTAGTGCACCACCTTAAACCCCAAGGAAATGACATACTATATGTTGAAGATCATGAAGGGTTATCTAAAAATCAAGTTAAGAGAGGCAAACACAAGATCAAATATGCTTTTGTGTCAAAATTTGAGAAACCCTCTAAGCCAGAGGACGTGGAATATTGGGAGTGGAACAAAGGGGACCCTTCAAGTTCTATTTCATTCAAATATCATTCTGGTGACCAACAAAGTAGACTCAAAGATGAAGTCAACAAGGGGGCAAAACTAGTAAAGGCATGTCATGACCTTGTTGAGAAAGAGGAACCAGGAAGATGGGATGACCACACAAAATGGGACATGAAATCATCAGATCTAAGCCACAGTCATAAATTTAAACAGAACGAACGCTCGCAGTGGATGGATCAGTACATGAAAAGATATGAAAATAAGGGTATTTCTTATAAAGTGTAG